From the Gallaecimonas mangrovi genome, one window contains:
- a CDS encoding TipJ family phage tail tip protein yields the protein MPPVIVGVAAYYAAAGVVTTAAAIAIGIGAAALTYAATPDVSGMSYSNAASSQQQMIRSPNEPRRYVYGRAMVSGPMVFASESGSDNKYLHLVVPVATHRCDAIEAVYFDDEVAWSSDGGMASDYASKARVKVHLGDQTAADADLVAECSEWTSDHVGYSVAYFYVRLEFDTTVFPNGVPNIKALVRGKPIYDPRLDTTVGGSGSHRWDDESTWQWTNNWGLCVLDFTRFSSGVGATQDEIDLDSFASAANDSDQTVAADDDTTEPRFTCNGTWQADQTPSTILEQMLTAALGTHVYVYGQYRLYAGVYQGPPVITLTEDDAAGQITVRPYTPRSELCNAVSGTFIDPGQAYQSTDFPPVESAELQAEDNGEYISDDLDLPFTNSVWTAQRLAKLYLLLKRSGLQITFPIKMIGLSVSVGRIVTIDLPSLNLSGVFRVDDWSFEMGKPVQLVLSYHTAELFENADTGGTPLVPANPVNYPDASVVPAPSGVAFTAYEADDSLLGQLTWNAPGGSSSYRYRVEISSGDFLAYQANPSGTVLPLPRLDAGTYSVQVWAINLFGNKSNNPAEIELAVDTAPAVTGIETIASLFELAIYPRTAVATATSTVFEIMGGSTDDRAQATALGTGKTVVWPGLRSNTTYYLWARTVNDYGISAWYGPVAAATSADSAALAESLEGQIGKTQLAQELLAEVEKIPLLEGQIGELVGAPDWDPEAAYTTGEYVKEDGVLYQATQDVPEGTAVTNTTYWKNLGAYESVTEQLQAIAVQLSDVSNTVDTVEGQMTATASRTDTLVSMSRDSSDEGRLSDVLAAWSAKSAIRNEQVTRTTEKEAFAQQVSQVQAEMADNSAVVQETSEATASLESGLNAMWKVSLGVTSDGVYYGGGFGAGIENTGAGFQSYFAVLASNFYVLNQVSGTTTLKAPFVVKDGTTFINSAVIDQADIINLIITGVLKSGNYVAGQQGIKIDFVNSTMDINGSKPGVGRVNISVSDDDLVGMQVFDANGVRRARFGIWS from the coding sequence ATGCCACCCGTAATTGTTGGCGTTGCTGCCTATTATGCAGCCGCAGGTGTTGTTACGACAGCAGCGGCTATCGCCATCGGCATTGGTGCCGCCGCACTTACCTATGCCGCCACGCCTGACGTGTCCGGCATGAGCTATTCCAACGCGGCGAGTAGCCAGCAGCAAATGATCCGTAGCCCCAACGAACCAAGGCGCTATGTTTATGGGCGGGCGATGGTGTCGGGGCCGATGGTTTTTGCCAGTGAATCGGGCTCCGACAATAAATACCTGCACTTGGTGGTACCCGTTGCAACGCACCGCTGTGATGCAATAGAGGCCGTTTACTTTGATGATGAGGTGGCCTGGAGTAGTGATGGCGGTATGGCCAGTGACTACGCAAGCAAGGCCCGGGTCAAAGTGCATTTGGGGGACCAAACCGCCGCCGACGCAGATTTGGTTGCCGAATGTAGTGAATGGACCAGCGATCATGTCGGGTACTCGGTGGCGTACTTTTACGTGCGCTTAGAGTTCGATACAACGGTGTTCCCAAATGGTGTGCCCAACATCAAGGCGCTGGTGCGCGGCAAGCCTATTTATGACCCGCGTTTGGATACCACTGTAGGGGGAAGTGGCAGTCATCGCTGGGATGATGAAAGCACCTGGCAATGGACAAATAACTGGGGGCTTTGTGTGCTGGACTTTACCCGGTTTAGCTCTGGTGTTGGTGCCACCCAAGATGAGATTGACCTCGACAGTTTTGCGTCAGCAGCGAACGATTCCGACCAAACAGTTGCAGCTGATGACGATACCACGGAGCCACGCTTTACCTGCAACGGTACCTGGCAAGCTGACCAGACCCCCAGCACGATACTGGAACAGATGCTCACCGCTGCCCTTGGTACCCATGTGTACGTGTATGGCCAATACCGGCTGTATGCTGGTGTCTACCAGGGGCCGCCGGTTATTACACTCACCGAGGACGATGCCGCCGGGCAAATTACCGTGCGCCCGTACACCCCGCGCAGTGAACTATGCAATGCCGTCAGCGGCACCTTTATTGACCCTGGCCAGGCTTATCAATCAACAGACTTTCCGCCCGTTGAGTCAGCAGAACTGCAAGCCGAGGATAACGGCGAGTACATCAGTGATGACCTTGATTTACCCTTTACTAACTCAGTGTGGACGGCGCAGCGCCTGGCCAAGCTCTACCTGCTGCTTAAACGCAGTGGGTTACAAATAACATTTCCAATAAAAATGATCGGCTTGAGTGTCAGCGTAGGCCGCATTGTTACCATCGATTTGCCCAGCCTAAACCTGTCTGGTGTTTTCAGAGTGGATGATTGGTCTTTTGAAATGGGCAAGCCTGTGCAGTTGGTGCTGAGCTACCACACAGCAGAACTTTTCGAGAATGCGGACACGGGCGGAACCCCCTTGGTACCGGCAAACCCGGTAAATTATCCTGATGCCAGCGTGGTTCCCGCACCCAGTGGCGTAGCATTTACTGCCTATGAAGCAGACGATAGCTTGCTAGGGCAACTGACGTGGAACGCCCCTGGCGGCTCTAGCTCATACCGTTACCGTGTGGAGATCAGTAGTGGGGATTTTCTGGCATATCAGGCTAACCCCAGCGGCACTGTATTACCGCTGCCCCGCTTAGATGCAGGTACCTACAGTGTTCAGGTGTGGGCCATAAACTTATTTGGCAATAAATCTAATAACCCCGCAGAAATAGAGCTGGCCGTCGATACTGCCCCTGCGGTGACCGGCATTGAAACCATTGCCAGTTTATTTGAGCTGGCGATATACCCACGAACGGCAGTTGCTACTGCAACCAGCACCGTGTTTGAAATTATGGGGGGCTCTACCGATGACCGTGCCCAAGCCACAGCGCTAGGAACAGGTAAAACGGTTGTATGGCCAGGGCTTCGCTCTAATACAACGTATTACTTGTGGGCACGCACTGTTAACGACTACGGGATCAGTGCGTGGTATGGCCCTGTTGCAGCTGCTACATCAGCAGACTCAGCCGCGCTGGCCGAATCACTCGAAGGCCAAATTGGTAAGACGCAGCTGGCCCAAGAGCTATTGGCTGAGGTTGAGAAGATCCCGTTACTTGAAGGCCAAATTGGTGAGTTGGTTGGTGCGCCGGATTGGGATCCTGAGGCTGCTTACACTACAGGTGAGTATGTGAAGGAAGACGGCGTGCTTTATCAAGCCACGCAAGATGTACCGGAAGGCACAGCCGTGACTAACACCACCTATTGGAAAAATTTAGGTGCGTACGAGTCGGTCACTGAGCAGTTACAAGCGATTGCTGTACAGCTTAGCGATGTCAGCAACACCGTTGATACTGTAGAAGGCCAGATGACAGCAACGGCCAGCCGTACCGATACCCTGGTATCAATGTCGAGAGACAGCAGTGATGAAGGACGCCTAAGTGACGTACTGGCGGCCTGGAGCGCCAAAAGTGCTATTCGCAACGAACAGGTCACCCGAACAACAGAAAAAGAGGCCTTTGCTCAGCAGGTCAGCCAAGTACAAGCGGAAATGGCTGATAACAGTGCAGTGGTACAAGAAACCAGTGAGGCAACTGCCAGCCTAGAAAGTGGCCTAAATGCCATGTGGAAAGTGAGTCTGGGGGTTACCAGTGACGGGGTGTATTACGGTGGTGGTTTCGGTGCCGGAATAGAAAACACTGGCGCAGGATTCCAGAGCTATTTTGCGGTGCTGGCCAGCAATTTTTATGTGCTTAATCAGGTAAGTGGGACAACGACACTCAAGGCACCTTTTGTTGTTAAAGATGGCACAACGTTCATCAATAGCGCAGTTATTGATCAGGCTGACATTATCAACCTAATCATCACCGGTGTTTTGAAATCAGGAAATTATGTGGCGGGGCAACAAGGCATCAAAATTGACTTTGTAAACAGCACTATGGATATAAACGGTAGTAAGCCTGGTGTAGGTAGAGTCAACATTAGTGTTTCTGACGATGACCTGGTTGGTATGCAGGTATTCGATGCTAATGGTGTGCGCCGCGCCCGATTTGGTATCTGGAGTTGA
- a CDS encoding DUF4234 domain-containing protein, producing the protein MSDVSELRNTTHTGTLNLVLLTLATAGLFPLMWIYRHNKNIERITGAVIVSDVHLIWMAVCAGLSGSFANSDDALDPYAKLVLAVIAMVLSIASAVLYVVWAFKTKAALQAYAQREHNVTLKMNGFYTFLFTVYYINYCINDLPEAAMRQQPQAPSEHMDA; encoded by the coding sequence ATGTCTGATGTCTCTGAACTGCGTAACACCACCCACACCGGCACGCTGAACCTTGTTTTACTGACCCTTGCTACCGCTGGCCTGTTTCCGTTGATGTGGATTTACCGCCACAACAAAAACATTGAACGTATCACCGGCGCGGTAATTGTCAGCGATGTTCACCTTATTTGGATGGCGGTTTGCGCCGGGTTAAGCGGCTCTTTTGCAAATAGCGATGATGCGTTAGATCCATACGCCAAACTGGTGCTGGCGGTGATCGCCATGGTGCTGAGTATTGCCTCGGCGGTGCTTTATGTTGTTTGGGCCTTTAAAACCAAAGCCGCGCTTCAGGCATATGCCCAAAGAGAACACAATGTCACCTTGAAGATGAACGGCTTTTACACCTTTTTGTTTACCGTCTATTACATTAACTACTGCATTAATGATTTGCCGGAAGCAGCCATGCGGCAGCAACCGCAAGCACCGTCTGAGCATATGGATGCTTAA
- a CDS encoding DUF502 domain-containing protein translates to MLRLFKTTIVAGVVFLFPFVIGLWLIASLLQLLTHIATPLIKLWQLGPLTADLLVLVMLLAICLLAGLVARSQAMVRLAKRLENWLSERVPVYAFLKTRATNTFTPTHTEGLKVVAARFDDCWQLAFEMERTGTGMVLLFLPGAPDPWSGNCCLMAPDRVTPLAINARDVLLMSGRLGAGMGQWLAAAAEGKAP, encoded by the coding sequence ATGTTGCGGTTATTCAAAACCACGATAGTGGCAGGGGTGGTGTTTCTTTTTCCGTTTGTGATTGGTTTGTGGCTTATCGCCAGCCTGTTACAACTGTTAACTCACATTGCAACACCACTCATCAAGCTTTGGCAGCTAGGGCCCTTAACTGCCGACTTACTGGTGCTGGTAATGCTACTGGCTATTTGCCTGCTGGCGGGGCTGGTTGCCCGCAGCCAAGCGATGGTTCGGTTAGCAAAAAGGCTGGAAAATTGGCTGAGTGAGCGGGTGCCTGTCTATGCCTTTTTAAAAACCCGCGCCACCAATACCTTCACCCCAACACATACCGAAGGCTTAAAGGTGGTGGCAGCGCGCTTTGACGACTGCTGGCAATTGGCCTTTGAAATGGAAAGAACCGGCACTGGCATGGTGCTGCTGTTTTTACCCGGCGCCCCGGATCCCTGGTCGGGCAACTGCTGTTTAATGGCCCCAGACCGGGTAACGCCTTTGGCCATTAACGCCCGTGATGTGTTGCTGATGAGCGGGCGCTTAGGGGCCGGAATGGGCCAATGGCTGGCCGCAGCGGCCGAGGGTAAAGCGCCTTAA
- a CDS encoding DUF6950 family protein, with translation MKALAEFIEPRRKTPFTWGQQDCCLLAADWVKNQTGTDFAAVFRGRYSTRIGAARVLKNEGFDSVEAAVTSALGQPVGRLQLHRGDLALVQQYNGPALGIVGGDLVWAPGNYGLVTVKLSTALKGWRMPCHP, from the coding sequence ATGAAAGCGCTCGCTGAGTTTATCGAACCACGCCGTAAAACCCCTTTTACCTGGGGGCAGCAAGACTGTTGTTTGTTGGCGGCAGATTGGGTGAAAAACCAAACGGGGACGGATTTTGCCGCTGTTTTTCGTGGGCGTTATAGCACGCGAATTGGGGCCGCCCGCGTGCTTAAAAACGAAGGGTTCGACAGTGTTGAAGCGGCAGTCACCTCCGCATTGGGTCAACCCGTTGGTCGCTTGCAACTGCACCGTGGTGATTTGGCACTGGTGCAGCAATATAACGGGCCCGCGCTAGGCATTGTTGGCGGCGATCTGGTGTGGGCGCCCGGTAACTACGGCTTGGTTACCGTCAAACTATCTACCGCATTGAAAGGATGGAGGATGCCATGCCACCCGTAA
- a CDS encoding tape measure protein: protein MKDLTLSLKLTADGRQLVATVNNADQVVEALGATAQKTNARATSLGAGLDKTASGARNAATGVGNLDDRAEAAGSELGKLTRVAAGLWAAFEGAKGLGDIVSEVADFQDIRTRLESLSGSAAAYADNQQYLIELSREQHKELTPLADSYARLLTLQQAGLVTQTQARALTEGISNAQSALGASTEQVGQAMYGLSQALASPIVRAEDLNQVVEPLPGLLNQLDKAAGLPAGGFRKLMLAGQVTSEFFRDTLIKALGTFDGAAAATGNNINALYRDISNAYTQAAVAFENPINDTLTPVLHTIADALLYVSDNAEEVSNVIETVLAVALARGAVAAVAATVRLVEKAVASRAAAVAALAEAKAEMTLAQGYAAASAAGLARAGAEERLAAARANLAAATARANVATAAMTTARTLGTRALALVGGWPGLILGAVAAWATFDTSAKTAAVSVDRVDDKVRQLKEAMSGLGAIDIGTATRPLQSEMDGYLAQIARANDAINQLRQRQTQLASTPSSGPASDMAQVGQIGAIDRQISALEQKRDEFAAKVNEIQQALNKTFQSGLKGIQWQTLSDGPQYSTEAATKAQQLITKLQQQVALYGDVSNVAKLRYEMENGELKNLDPALQKQLLTQAKLLDQKDADKAATKAAADAQKEYQRNIDQLLNKLDPYSQSQKQMAENEKLLKTYFEQANVPLEKRQQLLTALQQQGGAYESLRRQLDPAYAENQNNSENLSLLNNELDNTPASDVSKRQQINALIEAEQRRHSAAMTDINQQTASEYDLMWSQSFDRFASGMGQAVGEGIIYSNSMGDAAKNVINSVGSQLISTLVEIGIKKVASIYLTQAASEAATATQVATGTAAAATLATSWATAAAMTSLASFGANAVPATAGIASTTAFAEGLSVAGIFHSGGTVPREGTYLLDGGETVYTRAQHARLMQSINNSSSSSSSNATTIKQENNFNFSGNSSTSVQAQVREMLPEIANVTTAAVVDSYNQRGDMYRAING from the coding sequence ATGAAAGACTTGACCCTATCGCTAAAACTCACCGCTGATGGCCGCCAACTGGTAGCCACGGTGAACAATGCCGATCAGGTCGTTGAAGCCCTGGGCGCTACTGCACAGAAGACCAATGCCCGTGCTACATCGCTGGGCGCTGGGCTTGATAAAACCGCAAGTGGCGCCCGCAATGCGGCCACCGGCGTAGGTAATTTAGATGACCGGGCAGAGGCCGCAGGAAGCGAGCTTGGCAAACTTACCCGTGTTGCTGCTGGGCTGTGGGCCGCCTTTGAAGGGGCCAAGGGCTTGGGAGACATCGTTAGTGAAGTTGCAGACTTTCAGGATATTCGCACCCGCCTTGAGAGCCTAAGCGGCAGTGCGGCGGCCTATGCCGACAACCAGCAATACCTTATTGAACTGAGCCGCGAGCAGCACAAAGAGCTGACCCCGCTGGCCGACAGCTACGCTCGTTTGCTGACCTTGCAGCAAGCGGGGCTGGTTACCCAAACCCAAGCCCGCGCCCTGACTGAAGGCATCAGCAATGCCCAATCGGCGCTTGGTGCCAGCACCGAGCAAGTGGGCCAAGCCATGTACGGTTTGAGCCAGGCCTTGGCCAGCCCGATCGTCCGCGCCGAAGATCTTAATCAGGTAGTTGAACCTCTGCCGGGGCTGCTCAACCAGCTCGATAAAGCGGCAGGCTTGCCTGCGGGTGGCTTTCGTAAGCTGATGCTGGCAGGGCAAGTGACCAGCGAGTTTTTCCGCGACACCTTAATCAAGGCGTTAGGGACGTTCGACGGCGCCGCCGCTGCCACCGGCAACAACATCAACGCCTTGTACCGCGATATCAGCAACGCCTACACCCAGGCCGCTGTGGCCTTTGAAAACCCTATCAACGACACCCTAACGCCGGTGCTGCATACGATTGCCGATGCGCTGTTGTATGTCAGTGATAACGCCGAAGAGGTGTCTAACGTCATCGAAACGGTGCTGGCTGTTGCGCTGGCGCGTGGTGCAGTTGCGGCAGTTGCGGCAACAGTCAGGCTTGTAGAAAAGGCCGTGGCAAGCCGCGCTGCTGCGGTTGCTGCACTGGCCGAAGCCAAAGCCGAAATGACCTTGGCACAAGGTTATGCCGCCGCTTCGGCAGCAGGCCTTGCCCGCGCCGGTGCAGAAGAACGTTTAGCCGCAGCCCGCGCTAACCTGGCCGCCGCCACCGCCCGTGCCAATGTGGCCACTGCGGCCATGACTACCGCACGTACCCTGGGCACCCGCGCTCTTGCGTTAGTGGGCGGTTGGCCGGGGCTCATTTTAGGCGCAGTGGCTGCTTGGGCTACTTTTGACACCAGTGCCAAAACTGCCGCCGTCAGCGTAGACCGAGTAGACGATAAGGTGCGCCAGCTCAAAGAGGCGATGAGTGGCCTCGGTGCCATTGATATCGGTACTGCAACCCGGCCACTTCAGTCAGAAATGGATGGTTATTTGGCACAAATCGCCAGAGCGAATGATGCCATTAATCAACTGCGCCAGCGACAGACTCAACTGGCCAGCACGCCCTCGTCAGGCCCAGCTAGTGACATGGCGCAGGTGGGGCAAATCGGTGCCATTGACCGACAAATCTCAGCGCTTGAGCAAAAACGTGACGAGTTTGCGGCCAAGGTTAACGAGATCCAGCAAGCTCTGAATAAAACCTTTCAAAGCGGACTGAAAGGCATCCAATGGCAAACTCTGTCCGATGGGCCGCAATACAGTACCGAAGCGGCTACCAAGGCCCAGCAGCTCATCACAAAGTTGCAGCAGCAAGTTGCGCTTTATGGTGACGTTAGCAATGTGGCCAAGTTGCGCTACGAAATGGAGAACGGCGAGCTTAAGAACCTGGACCCGGCTTTGCAAAAGCAGCTGCTCACCCAGGCCAAATTGCTTGATCAAAAGGACGCCGACAAAGCGGCCACGAAAGCCGCCGCCGATGCGCAGAAGGAGTACCAGCGCAATATCGACCAATTGCTGAATAAGCTGGACCCATACAGCCAGTCACAAAAGCAGATGGCCGAGAACGAGAAGCTGCTGAAGACCTACTTCGAACAAGCCAACGTGCCGCTGGAGAAACGCCAACAGCTGCTAACAGCGCTTCAACAACAAGGCGGGGCTTATGAGTCACTGCGCCGCCAGCTCGACCCCGCGTATGCCGAAAACCAAAACAACAGTGAAAACCTATCACTGCTAAACAACGAACTGGACAACACGCCCGCCAGCGATGTTTCAAAGCGCCAGCAAATTAATGCGTTAATTGAGGCTGAGCAGCGCCGTCACAGTGCCGCAATGACGGACATCAACCAGCAAACGGCTAGCGAATATGACTTGATGTGGTCGCAGAGTTTTGACCGCTTCGCGTCTGGCATGGGCCAGGCTGTTGGTGAGGGGATCATTTACAGCAACAGCATGGGGGATGCTGCAAAAAACGTGATCAACTCGGTTGGTTCGCAGTTGATCTCCACCCTGGTAGAAATAGGCATCAAAAAAGTTGCCTCCATCTACCTGACGCAAGCCGCCTCTGAGGCGGCCACTGCCACGCAGGTAGCAACCGGCACCGCTGCGGCAGCAACGCTTGCCACCAGTTGGGCAACAGCAGCCGCAATGACCTCTTTGGCCAGCTTCGGTGCCAACGCCGTACCAGCAACCGCTGGCATCGCCAGCACCACCGCTTTCGCAGAAGGGCTGAGCGTTGCCGGTATCTTCCACTCAGGCGGCACTGTACCCCGCGAAGGCACTTATTTGCTGGATGGCGGCGAGACCGTCTACACCCGCGCCCAGCATGCCCGGCTGATGCAATCCATTAATAACTCCAGCTCTAGCAGCAGCTCAAACGCTACCACCATCAAACAAGAAAACAATTTCAATTTCTCTGGCAACAGCAGCACGTCGGTGCAAGCGCAGGTGCGTGAAATGTTGCCGGAGATCGCCAACGTCACCACTGCCGCTGTTGTCGATAGCTACAACCAGCGCGGTGATATGTATAGGGCCATAAACGGATGA
- a CDS encoding phage tail fiber protein, with the protein MMSWYVAGTVSVTEGNNLVSGTGTDFVNNVRAGDSFQGPDGRQYQITNVISALQISILPAYQSESLSDQSYAIIPSFAWAKEAVDKLSHVVDQFGTLAANTNNEWVSASTPAAALEALGAFVNLVTAADDESARTVLGLGAAATLGVATATQSASGSATNVLNTPAGLKAALDQFGLFGTPYEINPSGGATQSDIDSLPYGIVKFSSGIPANSGSLAYSYVGLKIRTSSEGSYRLFCYTTAGSSRYTAMYDTAAGSWVLYWHNSNTTVDSSGFIKKASPIVNLYADRVVANNYTESKDVQLVINGTGDYTLTNTTGFADDGWYIETFEDANGNKKVFVEYSQTHKADGSFDINIKTYTPDYSTGPATAGDPIDITEGRFIAIRLNEIPIAES; encoded by the coding sequence ATGATGAGTTGGTATGTCGCAGGTACTGTAAGTGTGACAGAAGGCAATAACCTAGTGTCTGGCACCGGTACCGACTTTGTTAACAACGTTCGGGCGGGTGATTCCTTCCAGGGCCCAGACGGGCGGCAATATCAAATTACAAACGTTATATCTGCGCTCCAGATATCAATACTGCCTGCATATCAGAGCGAATCCCTAAGCGACCAAAGTTATGCAATCATCCCAAGCTTTGCTTGGGCTAAAGAAGCTGTAGACAAGCTTTCTCACGTAGTCGATCAGTTCGGAACACTAGCAGCTAACACCAATAACGAATGGGTTTCTGCATCGACCCCCGCCGCCGCCCTAGAAGCCCTGGGTGCATTCGTAAATTTGGTCACCGCCGCAGACGATGAATCCGCAAGGACCGTGCTGGGGTTGGGTGCAGCAGCTACGCTTGGCGTTGCCACAGCCACACAATCAGCGTCCGGGTCGGCCACTAATGTTCTAAACACGCCAGCTGGTCTTAAAGCCGCCCTAGATCAGTTTGGGTTGTTTGGCACTCCTTACGAAATAAATCCTTCCGGCGGAGCTACGCAATCTGATATTGATTCGCTGCCGTATGGGATCGTTAAATTCTCTAGTGGTATACCCGCAAATTCAGGGAGTCTGGCATACTCATATGTTGGATTGAAAATCAGGACTTCTAGTGAGGGCTCTTATCGGCTTTTCTGTTACACGACGGCTGGTTCAAGTAGATATACCGCTATGTATGACACCGCCGCGGGTAGCTGGGTACTGTATTGGCACAATAGCAATACCACTGTTGATTCCTCCGGTTTCATTAAAAAAGCTTCACCTATTGTGAACCTCTATGCTGACCGCGTGGTAGCGAATAACTATACCGAGTCTAAAGATGTGCAACTGGTCATCAATGGCACCGGCGACTATACGCTCACTAACACAACGGGTTTCGCCGATGACGGCTGGTATATAGAGACATTTGAGGACGCGAACGGAAATAAAAAGGTATTTGTCGAATACTCCCAAACTCACAAAGCCGACGGCAGTTTTGATATCAATATCAAAACATACACTCCGGACTACAGCACCGGCCCCGCAACCGCTGGTGACCCAATAGATATCACTGAGGGCCGTTTCATTGCTATCCGTCTGAATGAAATACCCATAGCCGAAAGTTGA
- a CDS encoding LysE family translocator, protein MSPHLLLAFLATFFFVSITPGMCMTLSMTLGMTIGVRRTLWMMAGELLGVALVAVAAVIGVATVMLNYPLAFTLVKYLGGAYLIYLGIQMWRAKGKLAMKLDASETQASRQQLAMQGLVTAIANPKGWAFMVSLLPPFIDASKPMAGQLSMLVGIIMCTEFSCLLLYASGGKSLGRFLGSGNNLRLLNRIAGSLMMGVGIWLAVS, encoded by the coding sequence TTGTCACCCCATCTGTTGCTGGCGTTTTTAGCCACCTTCTTTTTTGTGTCCATTACCCCTGGCATGTGCATGACGCTGTCGATGACCTTGGGGATGACCATTGGTGTGCGCCGCACCCTGTGGATGATGGCAGGTGAGCTATTAGGGGTGGCTTTGGTCGCGGTGGCGGCGGTTATTGGCGTGGCAACGGTGATGCTGAATTACCCGCTGGCCTTTACCCTGGTGAAGTACCTCGGTGGCGCTTACCTCATCTACCTCGGCATTCAGATGTGGCGGGCCAAGGGCAAACTGGCGATGAAACTGGATGCCAGCGAAACCCAGGCGTCCAGGCAACAGCTTGCCATGCAAGGGCTGGTCACCGCCATCGCCAACCCTAAAGGCTGGGCCTTTATGGTGTCTCTGCTGCCCCCTTTTATCGATGCCAGCAAACCCATGGCTGGGCAGTTATCCATGCTGGTGGGCATTATTATGTGCACCGAGTTTAGCTGCCTGCTGCTGTATGCCAGTGGCGGCAAAAGCCTTGGCCGCTTTTTAGGAAGCGGCAATAACCTGAGGCTTCTGAACCGTATTGCCGGCAGTTTGATGATGGGGGTCGGTATCTGGCTGGCGGTGAGCTAA
- a CDS encoding EamA family transporter, whose translation MALIVFFAGGDQYSRRATLGFVGLLILFSPQLGQGLTSTLWGAIAIILACGCFAVALLLLKKLDNEAPLIVARNVLTAASSQLLILAQIFAPISHLQADASSLWAVLYLGVVCAGVVYLLYMLLIQKAGPVFASLSNYLVPLVGVILAGTLNHETLGGHTWLALAIILAAVAVNQLGAQKKAA comes from the coding sequence TTGGCATTGATCGTTTTTTTCGCGGGTGGTGATCAATATTCGCGCCGGGCTACACTGGGGTTTGTGGGGCTGCTGATTTTATTCTCGCCGCAACTTGGCCAGGGTCTTACCAGCACGCTTTGGGGCGCCATAGCCATCATCCTTGCCTGCGGCTGCTTTGCCGTTGCCCTGTTGCTATTGAAAAAGCTCGATAACGAAGCGCCGCTTATCGTGGCCCGTAATGTACTGACTGCCGCCAGCAGCCAGCTACTGATATTGGCGCAAATTTTCGCGCCTATCAGCCATTTGCAAGCCGATGCCAGCAGCTTATGGGCGGTGCTGTATCTGGGGGTGGTGTGCGCCGGGGTGGTGTATCTGCTGTATATGCTGCTGATTCAAAAAGCCGGGCCGGTGTTTGCGTCGCTGTCTAACTACTTGGTGCCACTGGTGGGGGTTATTTTAGCCGGCACCCTAAACCACGAAACCTTGGGCGGCCATACCTGGCTGGCACTGGCCATTATCTTGGCGGCGGTGGCGGTGAACCAACTTGGTGCACAAAAAAAGGCCGCTTAG